AAGATGTAAGTACTGTTAAgttgatatgtgttttgtattgactgTGTTATAAGAATGTATGATGTATGTAGGAGAAGTTGAGAGTTTGCAGCTGCAAGAGCTAACTAACCATGCGCTCATTTCTGCAAGTCATGCTAACCTCATTCTGCCAAATGGGCACTATTTAAATATCCCTGAGTTGGAATTTGACATGAAGAATCTTAATATTTACCCTGTTGGTTATGTGTGATATTAAGTTAAGAAATCTAGCTGTAATAATGAATAGTTCCATGAACATGTGCCtgctacattttctcatagaagCTACTGTGGCTACAGCCATTGCCTTATGTTggagtgccatctagtggccaagtttGTATTGCAGAAGATTGCAAGTTGAGTTGATCTGTTAGCCATGCAATGTTAGTAATACTTATTATTGTATCCTTATttcagaaaccacacacacacacacacacacaagcaaatgcatgtaaagaaagtttaataaagaaagaaagaagataacaaCGTGATTTACTGTCACTCAATGGTGGATTGGCATCTGGAACATTAGTTTATAATAGACGACGGACAAAGTCATCCAGTCTATTTTTCAAGCCGTTTTATGATCCGTCCCTTGCGTTGACAAAGAGCCAATAGGATCGgctgtacttcttttttgtaataccCTCACTACTGTTACCAGGATGCTATGCTGTTTTGGCTCCCGCTGTTGATGAAGAATTCTATTCATGTAGACCAGTGCCGTGCGGTGAGCTCGTAGCTGGCTTTCAGAGTCagatatgtgaaaaatatgtgaagtcaatagagtttattaaaacataattcaattggCAGCTTGCACATTGACTActggttgtttttcatattttatctcagcattcttcacacacacctatgatAGGTACAACGAGTTGGCAGTTGGTAGCTAGAGAACTCGTGTTAATAACTGGTAGgctaatatattatttcatgcgAAGATGCACAGGCACCCTGAGGATTTTTACCTTTACccattgaaatacaatgagTTAAATCGGGGAAACTATAACATCAGCTCGATAACTAGCTATCATTACATGCGAATTGAACGCTTCCATTTAAATCGTTTAGGTTATTTAAGTCTCTTGAGCTAGCTAGCATAGCAACTAGATaactatagcaaccaaaaaacacaactttagctgcacagtttaatttctcaaactcagctcaccaatacattaaaaaaaagatcgttgggttcaaagtgatcacaacgacgttgtatgatgttaaatggatgacagacattaaacaatccCCTCGGAAACACTCGGATATCAATGTAATCTTGGCTAATAATTAAACGTACTGGTGGCTTTCCATTcgtctgcatttgcattgttgtattttgtggcagATTCATCGGGGTAAATCATTATGGTTACATactgttacatatatatatcggggtaaaatccatcaagcatctttgtaacacagcagggaggcattatacaggagggaatatttcctcacttgcatctttgttacagagcagggaggcattatacaggaggtGCTAATTTCTCACTAGCTCCGCTTTGTGAGGGATTGCTCAATCTGACGTGAGGCGCCGCTCTTTGCCTTACCCCGcttgtctcctctgctcaggtcacgagcaaattcagctattttggttataaaattatttaagatcattggaatcatacaaaaattacatttatagcacagataagtagaacatattaatatctgggtttttttcattatataatttaacatatgtgttgtgtttttattatcttaatttctAATGGACCAATGATAATTCGTGAATACACTATGCCCGCGAAATCGCGGAGCGAGCTGTCAGTTGAAGTCTATCAAAAATGGATGGTGAACGTACTTGTCCTCCGCTGAAAAAGCGGCGAATTTCTGAACAGCGCTTCAAGCTAGAATATAACGCAGAATGGCCGACCATCACCCGGTCGAGGCTGGACGACTTCCAcgcttactgtatgttgtgtaagACAGATTTTAGCGTGAGGCATGGGGGCCGACACGACGTTGAAAAGCACATCAGGACTGCTAAACACACGTCATACAAGGCGGCAGTGGAAGCTACAAGGCCCATCGCGGGCTTCTTTACGGTTGACAGTGACACCAGTGTCATAAATGCCGAAGTGCTCGCTGTGGACTTTCTGGTGGAACACAACATCCCGATCGCGGTGGCCGACCACATCGGGCCACTGGTGAAAAAGATGTTTCCGGACTCGAAAATCGCTGGTAAGGCTCAAATGACAAATAGCCTCAATTCATCTCAAGCATTCATAGGCATAGATTTATATCTGTATACTGTCACAATACACTCTACAATCTGTACAGActatataaaacagttacagtacTGCCCTGGttgataatctgatttaaatcttgcaaattaatcattgctaatttatagcctactgatactgtatcattctaataaacatttttcattttatgtaaaggtgaaaaaaaaatagcctaGGCCAACTTACTCTACAGAGGATTAATATCATGATTGTAATTCTGCAATTCTGTGTAATCTAGAGTATAATCAtgataatacaatgcaatatttttgtgattgcaaTTGCAGGAAAGTATGGGTCTGGTCGCACAAAGAGCAGCGCCATTGTTGGAGCTCTTGCCAAGGAGGATGCGTCTGTGATCACGGAGGCAATGAGGACAGCTCCATACTCCCTAGCCACGGATGGGAGCACTGACTATGGAGACTGTAAGCTGTATCCTCTTGTTGTGAAGTACTTTGATCGAGGACTTGGGCGTGTTCTGACAGTACTCCTATCTTTGCCAGAGTGTCATGAGGCATCTACTGGGCAGAACATATTCAAACTCATTGACAATGAACTTGAGAAACGTAGCATATCCTGGGACAACTGCATGAGTTTTGGGGCAGATAATGCCATGGTGATGCAGGGACTCAAAGCTGGCACGGCAggctacatcaacaaaaaaaacagtgcagtataTGTGCTGGGATGCCCGTGCCATCTAATTCATctagctgcagaaaaagctgctgctcagcttccAGTGTCCattgaagagctgctggtggacataTACTTCTACCTAGACAAATCcagcaagaggaaacagggactgaagaaatttcaggatctgtgtggagtggaaatgagaaagattgttaaacatgtaagtaCGAGGTGGCTCTCTTTAGATAAATGCATCGCCAGGAGTCAGAACAGTCTGGgcacagcagcaaggacaagaccacgcagagcagcagcaaggacaagaccacgcagagcagcagcaaggacaagaccacgcagagcagcagcaaggacaagtccACCCACAGTGTTAGCAAGGACACATCAACCCACAGTAGCGGCAGCAAGGACAATTCTCAGTTTGATTTGGCAGGCTATCTCTTTCGCCAACAAAACCTAGCCAAATTCtgtcagggaaagaaaacaccagcagctgcaaccaCACAGCCCAAGACTGCAACGGCAAAGCCCAACACATCTAGCGCTGCACCCACTcggcccaagacatctagcactgcacccactcagcccaagacatctagcactgcacccactcagcccaagacatctagcgctgcacacactcagcccaagacatctaccactacacccactcagcccaaaacatctagcactgcacccactcagcccaagacatctagcactgcacccactcagcccaatacATCTAGCACTGGagccactcagcccaagacaggggcacaacagagagtgcagagggcatgtcaacatctgcaggacCCAACATTCCATCTTTACTGCTACTTTCTAAGTGCGGTCCTGCCGATATTTGATGAGGccaacactctgctgcagctagacaaaccctgcatacaaatactacacaggactttgaccacacagctgaagaatCTCTTGAACCGATTTGTGAAGCCTCAGGTGATCAATGCAGCTGCTAAGGTTCACCAGGTACCATTCAGGGAACCAAGCAACCAGAAGAGCAATGAGACCTTGTTCATTGGGCAAAACACCAGAGACTTCATAAGAGATCACCCTGAgcttgaggagctgcagcttgccCAGGTCTTCAGCGCTGTGCGGGCATTCTACATGAAGGCTGTTGAGTACATGGTGAAGAAGTTTCCCTATGATGACCCAGTGATAAGGAATGCTTCTGTGGCTGACATGTCTGCACGGGACAGCGCAGACTTCAATTCTGTGAGGTACTTCACAGGCAGATTCCCCTGCTTGAAGATGAGTGCTGAGGAGATGGACAAGCTTGAGGGTCAATTCATGACCTACCAAACCGATGCTCTGCCAGAAAGCATCACCAGCTGTgacagaccagacacacagtggcaCCTGATGAGTCAGCTGAAGGATGGAAATGGCCATCTCAAGTACCCTTTACTCTGCAAGGTAATGCTGGCTATCCTCTGCATCTTCCATTCCAATGCAGACTGCGAACGCATCTTCAGTcttgtcacaaaaaacagaacggaGTTCAGACCTAGTATGGGAATGGAGACCCTGAGTAACCTCATTACCCACAAACAATTCATGGTGGCAAAGGGGTCTGTCTGCTACAAGCAGGCGTACTCCAAGACAACTCTTGCCAAGGCCAAGTCAGCAACCTATGACCATCTAAAGTGAGAGGTTGATGAGATGGTCATGTCACAGCCAAAGGTTCCCTTGAGTTGAACTCTGTtctaaaaaaaggctgtgtaaaggtttttcatgtgttattgttcagtattgtttcatgatgaattctgttcggttgataaaaatatttttttgggtATGTTGGTGTTTAATTCTGTGCAACAgtacagggaaaaggagaaattataCACGAAAAACATGTCCTAATATGACCTAGATTGCATCTCAGAGCATGTAAAGTCTCTGGcttctgataagataagataacttttattaatcctgtaagggaattgcacatgttatagcagcagggtgataggaaaaggaatagggaactatatatacatacaatttacaataaaataataacagttgaatacaaaagataaatagaaataagtaaagtaaaaatgaaataagggggCATTCAGGGGGCTTCGGCGGACCTCGGACCCccggctttgaaaaaaaatttgcCTCGCTCCGCTCGGCTTGCTACTATTTTCGAAAACAcaatgttggcagctctgcTCTTTAACAACATTCAATCCTCATGAACTAATttgccatttttcttttaaattaacaaAGACACCGAGTTCATCCTCTACTGTGTTCAGAGGGAGCATCAGTGCATTCCAGTTTAGGTTTGTTTTGTAACCATGGATGTACTGAGTCTTACATCAAACCCCTTTATACAGTATCtgtatattatactgtatttgtgtgtagcTGATAACATGGAATAGATTGTACTTGATATGTAAAACAGCACTGTATTAAGTCCCCACACTGATACAAGCAGCACTTTGTTAAGTATTGCTTTATGATAGGGATCGACCGATATGCTTTTTTCAGGGCCGATACCGATAtcaattattaccaaaaaaggAGTCCGATAACCGATATGTAAAACCGAtattaaaaaatttttttttaaaaaccaatatgtcagttgtcaaaaaaaaggcgatatgcagcagaaatgtaattcaaaagtatttaatagttcttattttgtaacacaaagtgtagggagctgcctgcagcattaaaaaaaaaatatgcatataatgtaaaatcatagaaaaatagaaaaagtaaatcatatcactccctgatgtttaatgaactgaaaatgacaaactaatgaattaattgaataaataaaatcactccctgtagattaatgaaccaaaaaatggcaaaaaaaaacccactttgGTTTACTCAAGTCTAGTATTCCCAATTTAGCAAGAGTAGGTTAtggtggaggaagcagagcttttctgcattttctccagtgaggcggcttctggttttttcatatatagcagagacctcactgaacacacgctcacttggcacagaaGAGGGTGGGGCACACAGGAACTTCCTTGCCTTTGGAGCAAGAAGCTTGAAACGGGTCTCATGTTGGCATATCATATCAACATCTCAGGTGattgaggtgtttgttttaacttcttatttgtgcAGTTAGCAAAGCACGTCATATGACAGGCCTACTTAGGTGACTTGCGCCACCAGTCATCCATTCACTCGCAGCGATGCAGATTGCAGACAAACGGACGGTCATAACTCGTAACAATAATGGGCCCAAGCCCGTATGACAGTCAAGTTTTTGACCGAAAAATGTCACGTTTATCTTGCTGTATCCACccgttgaccaataaaagtttaaacaaatctgatttatcgTCAGTCAATTGCGACCAGGTAAGataaacagctagctagcccTCTCCataacactgcctgaaacatgTTATAAGTTAGCTCGAATAGCTAAACCTATCGTCTATCGTCTGTGACTGTCAGGCACTGATGAAAACTGAGGTTTAGATTGgtgtaggcctatttattaaaaatgcttagggaaagtgagtaaaatgtaacaaatgataTCGCTGGTGTTTCACAGAATTTTAGCTGGGACAGAAAACTTTTACTGGATAGGTAGATTTAAAATGACGAGTGACATCAGGCGAACCACGCTCCCTCCGTTGCGGACACTGATGTAACTCATAAGAAAACGAAATTATTCCAAAttagttcaatacaaatataaggtcTATAGACTACAGCTATATGAACTACCAaattgtgagacatttaaacgtaacgttacgttttGTAAATGGCTAGCTAGTTTGGATTATGTTTCAGTAGTTAGACTGACATCTATTAAGGCTCTATTGGCGAACTAGTAAACTAACGTGCATCAATCGGGAATTAGCTAAATGGAGGAAATGGGCGCTTTGCTTATGGGTCCGGAATGAAAGAGAATAGCttacaaagtggtgttattgCAACTTCAGTGTAGTGGATTGTGATTCATTGCAACTTCAGCAATGAATGTACGTTACCTTACCTTTGAAAAAATAGCTCCGTACCGTTGAAGCCCATTCTGCTACTGCCTCGCTGAGAAGCCAAACTGTTCTGAGCATTCAGTCCTCcatcctgattggctggatcCGTGCTCACTAACAAATCAGATGGTGTAGTGGGTGGGACAATGCTATCGACCACAGAGTGGCAAACGCAGGGAGTGAGAGACGCTTTACAGACAAAGTAGCGCGTTCCATTCTTTATCCATTTCAATATCGGCTTATCGGTGGAAAAAATGACCGATAccgattattataaaaatgctaaatatcggCCATAATAATCGGCCCGGCCGATAATTGGTCGATCCCTACTTTATGACTAATAACTGCTTTGCATTTTATGCTACCGGGGAATATACAATAAGTAGCAGCAGCGACTTTACATCTCTTTTCCCGGAGTGACTCGTGCTCTGCTCGCTCCTCTGCAGGTCAGCTGATGGGGATGAACGAGATCTCGGAGAAGCTAACGCTGGACGCGAACTGCCGGAACGAACACTCCATCGTGCAGAGGGTGATCACCGCCGCCAACCTCAGCAGAGTGCCCTGTGGGTCGGATAAAGAGTGCCGGTGAGAACACCACAATAAATATCAGCAGGGAAATCATCCAAAGATCAGACATGCTGTACGATGTATGTGAGGGAAGATGCATCATCCCTAAAAGACCATAATATCCTGTTAATATGCACACATATGAGCTTCATATTTTAGTAAAAGCTAGTTTGTGTGATGCTTTTCAATCAATGTATTGTTAAGTTATCCAATATATATGGCTGAGAAGcttaacaatatataaaaaaactgGAACACAGTGTGTGGTTGGAGcagatttcattttaaaggGTCTAACAcgatttgttaaataaatacgTTTATAAAAAGATAAGTTCCTCAGCGCCCTCTAGTGGTTTAAGACCAGTGTTGCTCCGGTATAATTTTAGACTGtattataaattatataatataatatataagtGATAAAATATAAGTAATATAGTAGActgaatgtcattttaaaaaatgcaaataaaagtaatgcattGTTGAGTTTTTaggcatcaaaatataattaaagtatCAAAGGCAGGAGACGATATGCAGAAGGGCccattttttaaccttttaattacattttagagaCACACAAATCAGCACATTAATCCATGGCTGGAATTAACTTCAATCTTTAATTattaatgcttatttttttctaaGTAACACATACATTGTTTCCTCTGTAAAAACATAAGAAACCCCTTAAAAATGTacgtaaaaaaaaagctaaatggaGTAAAGGGTGTAATGATTCCCTTTGAAATTAGAATAATGGGAGTAAAACACTGAAGCCTAGTACATAAGAAAAATGTACCTAGTTACTTTTCCCCTCTGGGCATTTAGAAACGCTTAATGCAAATGTATGTCTAGCAGTGTGAGCAGAGTTGTTGTAACCCCGCTGATTGACGCTCCCCTCTTTTATTCTTCGTCTTTGTTTCCGATCTTTTGCTGCTCTGACTTcagtcctcctcttcctcctcctgatctTCCCGTCCACAGGTTCGCGGGCCGGACGgtgaccagcagcagcctggTGTTAGCCACCGTGGCGTCCAGAGAGGAGGGGGCCGCCCAGCTGACGGTCAACTGTGAGAAGATGGTGATCGGCACCATGCTGGTGAAGGACATCCTGCTGGCGCTGACGCAGTGACCTGTGACCTTTTTCTGCCCcctcaccccccaccccccctcacaTATCGTCCATAACACGTGTAGCATCTCCTCCGTTCTCCTGTTAGCAGGACGTTTCCAGaaagttgtttgtttggttCAAGAGCCACTAATTTAAAAGACTCCCTATATTCACTGAATGTCACAGCAGTGCGTGATGTTTAAGACAATCAGACATGACTGAAAATTAAGTCCTTTTTCTcctgatacatttttttaaatacttgatTTGCAGCATATTTTCATTCCTTGGGAAATAGATTTTTAAGACTCCAATTTCTGAATCTTTAAAACGTTAAATCTACTCATAGTGAAAAGTAGATGGTCCAAAGTTACACCATTACCAAATACAAGGTCCACTTACTGAATCTCTGACAGGATTTCTAACATCTCTTGGCCTTTTTCTTAGCAGATGGAGTTCCTTGCTGGTCACAAACTCAATGAAGACAAGGCACGTTTATTCGCAATTCGAGACGTAAAAAGAGCattaagattacatttaaaataaacctttttaaaagataaatcaGAAAGTCTCAATGCAAACAACATCAGTAATTGAAGTACAATATAGTGGATACACAAGCTAAATTAGTAAAAACATAGCATAATTCAGAATGTCCCAAATTGAATTTATCAAAAAGTGGTAgcaaacaaaaccatttttgAGCCTTGAAGCAAAGAAGAGAGATCTGAGAGCTGAGCACAAGTTTTCTGGGAGATTTTTCCGAGTAAGGTGGAAAATAATCCATGTTTTTTAACTAAGAAGTCATAAGGGGTCTGGGCGGTGCATTTATGAGGCAACAGATCCGAGATGTACTCTAGAAACTAAGGACTTAAAAATTGATCAGAGCATGGAATGGGGAGTAGTCAAGGTAATTGAAGCCCCCGAGAAAGATGGAGGAGGCCCTTCACATCCAATGATAACCTCCGAAATATAAACACCTGTATTTATGTGACCTTACTAACACACCTAGGTCATGTGACAACAACTCCATCTGCTGAGGACGGCCTTATGATGGGATTgaatactttaaaaacacagttggAGAACATTATGTAAAGAATtgttgcacaaaaacaaaatgtgtcttcCTCTAAATATATTCTCAGAAAATAGATATAAAAACGATCCAGTTTCACCCATCACATTCAGTTCATTTTCCTTAAAGATAAGGTGGTTGCCCAATTTAGATTAAGTTATTCGCAGACTATTTTAAGATGTAGATAATATAAGTAAACGATTGTAAAGTAGGTATAACTTCCCCACGTCAACACATTATAAAAGCATAATCAATCTCTATCCAGTTATTTGACGTCATTACTTGAATGTAGCATGAAGGCTCGAGTGAGACACGACTACCTATAACGGAATCATTCCTCCGAGGCACAGTGAACTTATTTTTATCGTTGATCAATAACTCGACGGATCTCAAATTCTGCGGTTTTAACAATACGCCTCGCTGTCATAGTGCTCATGTTCATCACAAcaagacatttataaaaactgGAGATGTACTGCTATaagtaaggtgtgtgtgtgtgtgtgtgtgtgtgtgtgtgtgtgtgtgtgtgtgtgtgtgtgtgtgtgtgtgtgtgtgtgtgtgtgtgtgtgtgtgtgtgtgtgtgtgtgtgtgtgtgtgtgtgtgtgtgtgtgtgtgtgtgtgtgtgtgtgtgtgtgtgtgtgtgtgtgtgtgtgtgtgtgatgacactGAATAATGACCTGGCAAACGATAAACtagctgtttaaaaaatgactcaacATGACACGTGAATTGAAGTTATCATGAGGCACGTTTGAATGATCAGAACTGCACAATACTATCATATTCATATTTCCTCATTTTAAATCTTATGTTGAAGATTTAGAAATGTGCCCGAGGACATTTCTGATGCTAAAGCTACTTCTATCATCCGTAGAAATGACTGAAACAAATCCACTTTAAAACCAATAGTATTTCTCCCaacagttattttattatttgtcgATATTGACTGACTGATTGATTCATAATGGTCCATAAAGTGTAAGgaaatgtctgtatttaaagCTTATTTTTAGTACAACAGTGTCCAAAACAGCATAGTTGTTTATGTAATACATTAATATTATAACCAACTTATATTTATATCCAAGGAGCCGTAACCAGAGAGTTCTTCGGTGCATTTTTGGCTTAAAAATGagttaaaattattttaaatcaagctTTCATTTGATTTTCTATTAATCTTTATTCGTTTCTTTCTCTACCAAATTCAAAATTCAAACGTTGCCATTGAAGCCGCTTTTAATGGacttttagattaaaaaaatccACTTTTACGAAAGTTAATTACCTTTCTGCAAGAACACTTTTACCAGAATcagcttttaatttgacttttcagAATTTAGTTTAGTACAATAAATTACAATACATACAGATTATGAAATAGTGCTTCATGATAATGTCAAACATGTTCATGTGTTACCTTGATGTCATTTATCGAGactgtttccatgtttttttatatcatttcatttctgatcatgtttcttctttctgttaCGGACCCTGATGTATCCTGCGGCTGCACGCTTCTTAACtctatctgtttttatttatttatttattgtttactttGTGATGGAAGATGTTTGACCAAAGGAGAACAACGCAGTCACTTCCTGATGATTGAAatccgagcagcagcagcagcagaagatggtttttattttggcctttttttgCACCTGTTGCATTGTTTACCATTGAACCACCACACAGTCACGATGAAGAATGTAAAGAGTAAGAAATGAATACTTGTAATGTAAGAAACCCTCTGAACTAAAGACTGCCCTCACCAAACAGATggatattttaatttcattcatGTGTGGCAATCTGTTTTATTCTGCATCGGCTTTCAAATATCCAAAGTATGTTTTACTCATGctctgtgtgtggttgtgaAATGTGCTCCTGAAGTATtacaagtttatttattatacaaataaaaaatacagatacATCCTTGTGCAGCTTCTGGattttgtcaaatattttcCAGGAAAACCACAGAGATATTTTAGTGCAGATCAAATGATTTGACCCTGgatgaagtacatttagctgcTATGTCcttttatacaaatgttttgaatgcaggGACTTTGCTTGAAGTACGTATATATTGATGTATGAGTGTAGGtgatattaaaacacacaactgaGATCAAATGAGcgtttatttaaatcaaactgCTTCAGTAGTCACAAAGTACAGCCagcttataaataataatgctACTCAGATATaaggtttttttaaacttgacctcttttggtccttttttgactgattttgatatttaataagCATCTTTGGGTTTTCCACAGGAATGCTGAACCGGTGTGGTCCAGTATGTGCAGGGAAATCGCAGATTGGGTAGAGAATGGTCCTGAGTCGCCTCTAAAATCTACTGTTGGCATAGATGTGCACATGATTGGATTTTTTAAGAACAGTCATTTGGCTTTAAAACGATCACGAAAGGCCTGTaaactaaaaagtaaaacagatgtggaatgtgaagtgtttttcatttcagaCATCCTTAGCTAAAGCAAAAGTGTCCTAATTTTATAATGAAACACACCTCGTAATACCGGAAACTACTTTAAAGATCCTATTAACTGCAGAAACAAGCTGAGCCTCTGATCCAATGACTGATTAAACTCAGGAGATTAAACATCATGATCAACCTAGACTCTTTTTAAAGATGTCCTTCATTCTCTGACTCATCTGGTAAGGATTTTGATCCTcacaactcaaaataaatactgtagaGCACTTCCATTTAT
Above is a genomic segment from Eleginops maclovinus isolate JMC-PN-2008 ecotype Puerto Natales chromosome 2, JC_Emac_rtc_rv5, whole genome shotgun sequence containing:
- the LOC134877881 gene encoding uncharacterized protein LOC134877881 translates to MHRQESEQSGHSSKDKTTQSSSKDKTTQSSSKDKTTQSSSKDKSTHSVSKDTSTHSSGSKDNSQFDLAGYLFRQQNLAKFCQGKKTPAAATTQPKTATAKPNTSSAAPTRPKTSSTAPTQPKTSSTAPTQPKTSSAAHTQPKTSTTTPTQPKTSSTAPTQPKTSSTAPTQPNTSSTGATQPKTGAQQRVQRACQHLQDPTFHLYCYFLSAVLPIFDEANTLLQLDKPCIQILHRTLTTQLKNLLNRFVKPQVINAAAKVHQVPFREPSNQKSNETLFIGQNTRDFIRDHPELEELQLAQVFSAVRAFYMKAVEYMVKKFPYDDPVIRNASVADMSARDSADFNSVRYFTGRFPCLKMSAEEMDKLEGQFMTYQTDALPESITSCDRPDTQWHLMSQLKDGNGHLKYPLLCKVMLAILCIFHSNADCERIFSLVTKNRTEFRPSMGMETLSNLITHKQFMVAKGSVCYKQAYSKTTLAKAKSATYDHLK